A single Mustela lutreola isolate mMusLut2 chromosome X, mMusLut2.pri, whole genome shotgun sequence DNA region contains:
- the PRRG3 gene encoding transmembrane gamma-carboxyglutamic acid protein 3: MAVFLEAKNAHSVLKRFPRANEFLEELRQGTIERECMEEVCSYEEVKEVFEDKEKTMEFWKGYPNAVYSVRDPAQSSDAMYVVVPLLGVALLIVIALFIIWRCQLQKATRHHPSYAQNRYLASRAGHSLPRVMVYRGTVHSQGESSGHRETGSNPQVVLGPSRGGRTMVRLESTLYLPELSLSRLSSATPPPSYEEVTAPQESSSEEASVSYSDPPPKYEEIVATNPGLDK, from the exons ATGGCAG TGTTTCTGGAGGCCAAGAATGCCCATTCGGTGCTGAAACGGTTCCCTCGTGCCAATGAATTCCTGGAGGAGCTGCGCCAGGGCACCATCGAGCGCGAGTGCATGGAGGAGGTCTGCAGCTACGAAGAAGTCAAGGAGGTGTTCGAGGACAAAGAGAAAACG ATGGAGTTCTGGAAGGGGTACCCGAATGCGGTCTACTCAGTCCGCGACCCTGCACAGAGTTCAGATGCCATGTACGTGGTGGTGCCCCTTCTAGGGGTGGCATTGCTGATTGTCATTGCCTTGTTCATCATCTGGAGATGCCAGCTGCAGAAAGCCACTCGTCATCACCCCTCGTATGCTCAGAACCGGTACCTAGCCAGTCGCGCCGGGCACAGCCTCCCCCGGGTCATGGTGTACCGCGGCACTGTGCACAGCCAGGGGGAGTCCTCTGGGCACCGTGAGACAGGGAGCAACCCGCAGGTGGTGCTAGGGCCCAGTCGAGGGGGCAGAACGATGGTCCGTCTTGAGAGCACCCTCTACCtccctgagctctctctctccaggcTGTCCAGTGCCACTCCTCCCCCATCCTATGAGGAGGTGACTGCACCCCAGGAGAGCAGCAGTGAGGAGGCGAGTGTCTCTTATAGTGACCCACCCCCAAAGTATGAGGAGATAGTGGCCACCAACCCTGGCTTGGACAAGTAG
- the FATE1 gene encoding fetal and adult testis-expressed transcript protein, whose protein sequence is MAGGPPSIKEEMETSMAEELVPESYMQSQEHLVIAEMMARGSQSLGTSQRRQKLDPKAAGSGARQPAWNMTATRPKKAGPQLPLPRMLREQGHGNAHPQEYPGGFQNMRFHYERDPEADMVAEIGLEELNGLEMEVMRRQLHVITGRLRALEEQGATWRHRDALFFTMLVSACIANLWLWMRQ, encoded by the exons ATGGCAGGAGGCCCCCCTAGCATCAAGGAGGAGATGGAAACATCCATGGCTGAAGAGCTGGTTCCTGAAAGCTATATGCAAAGCCAAGAGCACCTGGTGATAGCAG AAATGATGGCACGTGGATCCCAGTCCCTGGGTACCTCTCAGCGGCGACAAAAGTTGGATCCAAAGGCTGCTGGCTCTGGTGCACGTCAACCGGCTTGGAATATGACTGCCACCCGGCCCAAGAAAGCG GGGCCCCAGCTGCCATTGCCCAGAATGTTGAGAGAACAAGGCCATGGCAATGCTCACCCTCAGGAGTATCCTGGTGGCTTCCAGAACATGAGGTTCCATTATGAGCG TGACCCAGAGGCAGATATGGTGGCAGAGATTGGCTTGGAAGAGCTAAATGGATTGGAGATGGAAGTCATGAGAAGACAG CTGCACGTGATCACCGGCCGGCTGCGTGCCTTGGAGGAGCAGGGTGCTACCTGGCGCCACAGGGATGCTCTGTTCTTCACCATGCTGGTGTCGGCCTGCATTGCCAACCTGTGGCTGTGGATGCGCCAGTGA